A genomic region of Magnolia sinica isolate HGM2019 chromosome 6, MsV1, whole genome shotgun sequence contains the following coding sequences:
- the LOC131249128 gene encoding uncharacterized protein LOC131249128 isoform X4 has translation MSESTVYPQRVLFGEENVDEDLAVLPRRTKVVVTGNNRTRSVLVGLHGVVKKAVGLGGWHWLVLTNGDEVKVQRNALSVIEVPTGDEDGDEWEDFSYSGSDLGSRSTPRRTLTADLRKLETASLWKYWRHFKLDEVNYRNYHPSKEQLLEAVERHFVSQMRH, from the exons ATGTCGGAATCTACCGTTTATCCACAGCGAGTTCTGTTTGGCGAGGAGAATGTAGATGAAGACCTTGCGGTGCTCCCGCGTCGTACGAAAGTCGTGGTGACTGGCAATAATCGGACTCGGTCGGTTTTGGTCGGGCTCCATGGAGTGGTGAAGAAGGCCGTTGGGCTCGGCGGGTGGCATTGGCTG GTGTTAACGAATGGCGATGAGGTGAAAGTTCAGAGGAATGCACTTAGTGTGATTGAAGTGCCGACGGGAGATGAAGATGGTGATGAGTGGGAGGATTTCTCCTACAGTGGGTCGGATTTAGGGTCAAGGAGTACTCCTCGAAGAACactg ACTGCGGATTTGAGGAAATTGGAGACAGCCTCACTGTGGAAATACTGGAGGCATTTCAAACTT GATGAAGTGAACTACCGGAACTACCATCCATCAAAGGAGCAGTTGCTTGAAGCTGTGGAAAGGCATTTTGTGTCCCAG ATGCGCCATTGA
- the LOC131249128 gene encoding uncharacterized protein LOC131249128 isoform X2, which produces MSESTVYPQRVLFGEENVDEDLAVLPRRTKVVVTGNNRTRSVLVGLHGVVKKAVGLGGWHWLVLTNGDEVKVQRNALSVIEVPTGDEDGDEWEDFSYSGSDLGSRSTPRRTLTADLRKLETASLWKYWRHFKLDEVNYRNYHPSKEQLLEAVERHFVSQTCPRGPFVHVQPFILHAHLARDD; this is translated from the exons ATGTCGGAATCTACCGTTTATCCACAGCGAGTTCTGTTTGGCGAGGAGAATGTAGATGAAGACCTTGCGGTGCTCCCGCGTCGTACGAAAGTCGTGGTGACTGGCAATAATCGGACTCGGTCGGTTTTGGTCGGGCTCCATGGAGTGGTGAAGAAGGCCGTTGGGCTCGGCGGGTGGCATTGGCTG GTGTTAACGAATGGCGATGAGGTGAAAGTTCAGAGGAATGCACTTAGTGTGATTGAAGTGCCGACGGGAGATGAAGATGGTGATGAGTGGGAGGATTTCTCCTACAGTGGGTCGGATTTAGGGTCAAGGAGTACTCCTCGAAGAACactg ACTGCGGATTTGAGGAAATTGGAGACAGCCTCACTGTGGAAATACTGGAGGCATTTCAAACTT GATGAAGTGAACTACCGGAACTACCATCCATCAAAGGAGCAGTTGCTTGAAGCTGTGGAAAGGCATTTTGTGTCCCAG ACCTGTCCAAGGGGACCTTTTGTGCATGTACAGCCATTCATCCTCCATGCCCACTTGGCAAGAGATGATTAA
- the LOC131249128 gene encoding uncharacterized protein LOC131249128 isoform X5 — MSESTVYPQRVLFGEENVDEDLAVLPRRTKVVVTGNNRTRSVLVGLHGVVKKAVGLGGWHWLVLTNGDEVKVQRNALSVIEVPTGDEDGDEWEDFSYSGSDLGSRSTPRRTLTADLRKLETASLWKYWRHFKLDEVNYRNYHPSKEQLLEAVERHFVSQIK, encoded by the exons ATGTCGGAATCTACCGTTTATCCACAGCGAGTTCTGTTTGGCGAGGAGAATGTAGATGAAGACCTTGCGGTGCTCCCGCGTCGTACGAAAGTCGTGGTGACTGGCAATAATCGGACTCGGTCGGTTTTGGTCGGGCTCCATGGAGTGGTGAAGAAGGCCGTTGGGCTCGGCGGGTGGCATTGGCTG GTGTTAACGAATGGCGATGAGGTGAAAGTTCAGAGGAATGCACTTAGTGTGATTGAAGTGCCGACGGGAGATGAAGATGGTGATGAGTGGGAGGATTTCTCCTACAGTGGGTCGGATTTAGGGTCAAGGAGTACTCCTCGAAGAACactg ACTGCGGATTTGAGGAAATTGGAGACAGCCTCACTGTGGAAATACTGGAGGCATTTCAAACTT GATGAAGTGAACTACCGGAACTACCATCCATCAAAGGAGCAGTTGCTTGAAGCTGTGGAAAGGCATTTTGTGTCCCAG ATTAAGTAA
- the LOC131249128 gene encoding uncharacterized protein LOC131249128 isoform X3, whose translation MSESTVYPQRVLFGEENVDEDLAVLPRRTKVVVTGNNRTRSVLVGLHGVVKKAVGLGGWHWLVLTNGDEVKVQRNALSVIEVPTGDEDGDEWEDFSYSGSDLGSRSTPRRTLTADLRKLETASLWKYWRHFKLDEVNYRNYHPSKEQLLEAVERHFVSQFLFAD comes from the exons ATGTCGGAATCTACCGTTTATCCACAGCGAGTTCTGTTTGGCGAGGAGAATGTAGATGAAGACCTTGCGGTGCTCCCGCGTCGTACGAAAGTCGTGGTGACTGGCAATAATCGGACTCGGTCGGTTTTGGTCGGGCTCCATGGAGTGGTGAAGAAGGCCGTTGGGCTCGGCGGGTGGCATTGGCTG GTGTTAACGAATGGCGATGAGGTGAAAGTTCAGAGGAATGCACTTAGTGTGATTGAAGTGCCGACGGGAGATGAAGATGGTGATGAGTGGGAGGATTTCTCCTACAGTGGGTCGGATTTAGGGTCAAGGAGTACTCCTCGAAGAACactg ACTGCGGATTTGAGGAAATTGGAGACAGCCTCACTGTGGAAATACTGGAGGCATTTCAAACTT GATGAAGTGAACTACCGGAACTACCATCCATCAAAGGAGCAGTTGCTTGAAGCTGTGGAAAGGCATTTTGTGTCCCAG TTTTTATTTGCAGATTAA
- the LOC131249128 gene encoding uncharacterized protein LOC131249128 isoform X1: MSESTVYPQRVLFGEENVDEDLAVLPRRTKVVVTGNNRTRSVLVGLHGVVKKAVGLGGWHWLVLTNGDEVKVQRNALSVIEVPTGDEDGDEWEDFSYSGSDLGSRSTPRRTLTADLRKLETASLWKYWRHFKLDEVNYRNYHPSKEQLLEAVERHFVSQQLDEFQVIADFLHAAKRLKQLHGLSG; encoded by the exons ATGTCGGAATCTACCGTTTATCCACAGCGAGTTCTGTTTGGCGAGGAGAATGTAGATGAAGACCTTGCGGTGCTCCCGCGTCGTACGAAAGTCGTGGTGACTGGCAATAATCGGACTCGGTCGGTTTTGGTCGGGCTCCATGGAGTGGTGAAGAAGGCCGTTGGGCTCGGCGGGTGGCATTGGCTG GTGTTAACGAATGGCGATGAGGTGAAAGTTCAGAGGAATGCACTTAGTGTGATTGAAGTGCCGACGGGAGATGAAGATGGTGATGAGTGGGAGGATTTCTCCTACAGTGGGTCGGATTTAGGGTCAAGGAGTACTCCTCGAAGAACactg ACTGCGGATTTGAGGAAATTGGAGACAGCCTCACTGTGGAAATACTGGAGGCATTTCAAACTT GATGAAGTGAACTACCGGAACTACCATCCATCAAAGGAGCAGTTGCTTGAAGCTGTGGAAAGGCATTTTGTGTCCCAG CAATTAGATGAATTTCAGGTGATAGCGGATTTTTTGCATGCTGCAAAGCGCTTGAAGCAATTGCATGGACTCTCTGGTTAG
- the LOC131249743 gene encoding probable xyloglucan galactosyltransferase GT20 → MAISIVRRRGSELDKVPKDGGLYNILLRRSLPIPPLLLLLMLIFVWCSSTLVSVSFFHVCISSRKLDLYCVSAGTRPEFSEIALRSNNHNNNNNQNSNGGDNNTNDAAIAITDNNTNTKTNNNKSSEDNNDNSGGDNSTNDAATAITDNNTNNDNNNSSKDNNDNSGGDNNSNGNNNNSGNSDESGYTTTNITNTAAAITNNNNDDNKNNNENGKTRDIDFEEVVMNNHNNKNISDARKAELANAIKVVEEQMRALRSSSRLERIRTLSNQTTTCDGRGIFVYDLPPKFNRDLVNQCGDMLPWMNFCKYLTNDAMGEPIPELGNGWYQTHQYSLEPIFHSRVLKHPCRVYNASDAKLFYVPFYGGLHILRWHFNNASIEIKDRLGLDLIRWLEAQPTWARRAGIDHAFVLGKISWDFRRKNKDSWGNNFLEINQMQNPIKLLIERQPWSVNDVGIPHPTHFHPRSNDDIAAWQLKITRSDRKNLISFAGGARPEAVENIRSVLIKQCKSSDGYCRFLDCNSNECEKSMSVIELFMESEFCLQPPGDSPTRKSVFDSLVSGCIPVLFDPFTAYYQYPWHLPKDYRRYSIFVDQDEVREMKVNVVERLKMVSLKEREEMRRYIVYELMPGLVYSNSDSGILKFADAFTISIDNLIDHVSRRIS, encoded by the coding sequence ATGGCCATTTCCATTGTGAGAAGGAGAGGTTCTGAACTTGACAAGGTGCCTAAAGACGGTGGTCTGTATAATATCCTCCTCCGACGGTCGCTCCCTATCCCGCCCCTCCTTCTGCTGCTGATGCTCATTTTCGTCTGGTGTTCATCTACTCTCGTATCAGTTTCGTTCTTCCATGTGTGCATCTCATCTCGAAAGCTCGACTTATATTGCGTCTCCGCCGGAACACGGCCTGAATTCAGTGAAATCGCATTGCGCAGCAACAaccataacaacaacaacaaccaaaactcGAATGGTGGTGACAACAATACCAATGATGCTGCCATCGCGATAACTGACAACAACACCAACACCAAAACCAACAACAACAAGAGCAGTGAAGACAACAATGACAATAGTGGTGGTGACAACAGTACCAATGATGCTGCCACCGCGATAACCGACAACAACACCAACAACGACAACAACAATAGCAGCAAAGACAACAATGACAATAGTGGTGGTGACAACAATAGCAACGGAAACAACAACAACAGCGGCAATAGTGACGAGAGTGGTTACACCACTACCAACATCACGAACACCGCCGCAGCCATCACCAACAATAACAATGACGACAACAAGAACAACAATGAAAATGGCAAGACCAGAGACATTGATTTTGAAGAAGTGGTCAtgaacaaccacaacaacaaaaACATCAGTGATGCCAGGAAAGCGGAGCTAGCAAATGCTATCAAGGTAGTCGAAGAACAGATGCGAGCACTCCGTTCATCTTCTAGGCTTGAAAGAATTAGAACTCTTTCGAACCAAACAACAACATGCGACGGAAGGGGGATCTTCGTCTATGATCTGCCCCCCAAATTCAATAGAGACCTGGTAAACCAATGCGGCGACATGCTTCCATGGATGAATTTCTGCAAGTATTTAACCAATGATGCAATGGGCGAGCCCATTCCAGAGCTTGGCAATGGTTGGTATCAGACCCACCAGTACTCTCTCGAGCCGATCTTCCATTCAAGGGTCTTGAAGCACCCATGTAGGGTTTACAATGCAAGTGATGCTAAGCTCTTCTACGTACCCTTCTATGGTGGACTACACATCCTCAGGTGGCATTTCAACAATGCTTCCATTGAAATCAAAGACAGGCTCGGGCTCGATTTGATCAGATGGTTGGAGGCGCAGCCGACATGGGCTCGGCGGGCTGGCATCGATCACGCCTTCGTATTGGGGAAGATCTCTTGGGATTTCAGAAGGAAGAACAAGGACTCTTGGGGCAACAATTTCTTAGAAATCAACCAAATGCAAAACCCAATTAAGCTCTTGATCGAACGGCAGCCATGGTCCGTTAATGACGTCGGGATTCCGCATCCGACCCACTTCCACCCACGTTCCAATGACGATATCGCCGCATGGCAATTGAAGATCACACGGTCGGATCGTAAGAACCTCATTAGCTTTGCAGGTGGGGCACGGCCAGAGGCGGTGGAGAACATAAGATCAGTACTGATAAAGCAGTGTAAATCTAGTGACGGGTACTGCCGGTTTCTCGACTGCAATTCGAACGAGTGTGAAAAGTCCATGTCAGTCATTGAGCTGTTTATGGAATCGGAGTTCTGTTTACAGCCGCCCGGAGATAGCCCGACAAGAAAGTCGGTGTTTGATTCTTTGGTGTCGGGTTGTATTCCGGTGCTTTTTGATCCGTTTACAGCATACTACCAATACCCGTGGCATTTGCCAAAGGATTATCGGCGGTATTCGATCTTTGTAGATCAGGACGAAGTGAGGGAGATGAAGGTGAATGTGGTGGAGAGGCTGAAGATGGTGTCTTTGAAGGAGAGGGAGGAGATGAGGAGATATATCGTGTATGAACTCATGCCGGGTTTGGTTTACAGCAATTCGGATTCAGGTATTTTGAAATTTGCAGATGCTTTTACCATCTCTATTGATAATTTGATCGATCATGTGAGCCGAAGAATATCCTaa